In Desulfobacter hydrogenophilus, the genomic stretch CTATATGCAAAATTTGCCTATGGGCTATTTTTCGTTGAAACAAATATTTTTTAAATTTGGGGAATGTCCAAGAGGATGGATAATATATTAAGTATTATTTTAAAAAGAATAATAGTAATAATAACCAAGTATCAAATGTTTATAACTGTTTTAATTATTTGATATCATTGAGTATTACTTTATTTTTCCTGTTGATAATTTGGAATAAAAGATTTTTAAAAATATAAGGTATTGAAAGCCTATTTTTCAAAGGTCCATAAAGCAGGCTTTTTAAACAATATATTGTCAAGATTGAATCCAATCCCTGATACCCTTTAAATTCGATGCATTCCAGTCATCTGACCTCCTTTTCTCGATGAATTTTAAAAACAGGGTGTCAATAACTTTGATAATTTTCATGATTAAATTTGGTAAGTAGTTGTAGTGACAATGAATAATTCAATTCTGGTTCTGTTTATACGTTTCTATAAATCATATATCATGAATACCACCGACACCTTGAGTTGATCTGCTCAATTTTATGTTTCATCCCCCCAATAACAAAAGAAGTCAACGCCTTTTCAATATTGGCTTAGGAGTCCTTAAATACCGTTATGTTGCGAGTGGGCTTAACTTCTTGAATTTAAAAAATATCCGAACAATGCTCGTGCAAGTTGATATCTCCTTATAATTAAATAGGTTACGACGAATTTGTAAAATCCGGAAAAACGACTGGCTACATAATTTTTTTCAACGTTTTTAGCCTCTATGATCAAAATTATAGTTCATATGACAAGGCTAAAGCCCTTTCGCTATTAGAGCCTATGAACAAGCAGAAAGCGGCTGGGTAGAATTTTTTAAATAGGGCGGGGTCCCGCTGGGTCAGGCGGGGTAAAACTAGCAACATAAAAAACTCGCTACATAAATACCGGTACGTTCACCCCAGGAAAAATCGAATTGGTTGGAATTGTAAATATCGAACTCCACTTTAAGTATGTGGACAAAAATAATTTTTGTTTTATCTTGCTTTGCAATAAATCATTGTTGTTGTTTTAATTTGCATAGCATAGCAAGGATATCAGATGGAACGTACGGGTAGAAAATTTGTTTCTCCAATTGAGCCGTTGGCATTAAAATGGCTGTCACTTATTGAATTTTCGGATGAAGAGTCAAACCGTACTAAACTCAGGGCTCAAGCAATCCGATTGAGTAACTCTGGGTATAGTATCAATCAGATTTCACAAATATGTTTGACTACTCAGGAAACAGTTTCGAAGTGGATCGATGGGTGGGAAAAATATCAATTTGACTCTTTAATTGATAAACCACGTCCTGGAAGAACACCACTGATCCCTGGTGAGAAGCATGATGAAGTTATTGATATTGTAAAGAAAAATCCAAAACAACTTAAAAGTGCCATTACTGAGATAGAGGAAGTATTTGGTGAAAAAATCAGCGTAAAAACCCTGAAGCGGATTATAAAAAAAAACTGCGTTGGTGCCGGGGACGGAAATCTCTCAAAAGCAAGCGCAATGAGGATGAGTTCAGGGAAGCGCAAAAAGGGATCGAAATTTTGAAACACGAAGATGATGCAGATGTCATTGATTTGCATTATTTTGATGAATCCGGCTTTACCGGGGTGCCTGATGTTCCATATGCCTGGCAGGATGGAGATGAGCAGCTTTTGCTTCCGACTGGAAAAACTTCAAGAATCAATGTATTGGGATTCTTGAGTAGACAGAATGACTTCTTTCCTTATGTTTTTGATTGCCCGGTCACTTCAGATATTGTAGTGGCTTGCTTTGATGCTTTTTCACTTTCCATAGCAAAAAGAACCATCGTTGTTCTGGATAACGCTCCAATACATCATAGCGCCATTTTTAAGGATCAAATTGAAAAATGGGAAGAAAGAGGACTTTTTCTTTATTTTATCCCCAAATATTCACCAGAACTGAATTTGATTGAAATTTTATGGAAACATATCAAGTATTTTTGGTTATCGCCCTCAGCTTATAAAGGATTCAAATTTTTGAAGGCAGAATTGGACAATATATTGGCAAATGTCGGCAAGGAATTTAGGATCTCATTTTCTTAATATAGATTTATTTTTGTCTATCTGCTTAAAAGGCTTTCCCTGGCAACATCAAAAATCTCTCAATAATATTTCAACTATCCCTTCCTGTTTCAAAATAATAATAGATCAGCCTTCATATCATCAATGAAGTGGGCTTGACCTTATATGTACCCTGATAATTTTTCAGGGAAAGATAAAAAAGCACTTGACACTTAGTTTACTAATCGTTAGCTTGCTAATTAAAAAAATAAAAGAAAAACAAAATTATGAAATATGAAGATTTAGATAGACCTTTAATGCATCTTTTCATGCACATAGGAAAACTGCTAAATGATAGGTTAAGAAGTGCTCTTGGCGAAGGCGGAATTCATTTTGGGCAGGTCAGAGTTCTTGTTTCATTGATGCGGCACAGTGAATTGACCCAAAGAATGGTCGGGCAAGGGCTGGACATCAAACCCGCGACGGTCACCAATATGGTGAAAAAAATGGATAAGTCCGGGCTGATTGACCGAAAACGAGACATAAATGATGATAGAATCATAAACGTCACTCTAACTTCAAAAGGGAAAGAGGCCGCCAATTTCGCCCTAACCGTGATGGAGCAGATTGAAGATGAGATCCGCTCAGAACTTTCCCAACGAAAAATCGATGGATTGCATCCTCCCCTTGAAAGGGTCCGCAACACCCTTGGCGGCTCTGATCCAAGTATATAAGGGACTCAGATAGAAAACATTTTAAATTTTCAATAACTGCCACGGGCAGACCATATTCTGACCTCGGTCCGCCCACAACGAAGCATGAAATATTGTTAGGCACACCTACTCTTTGATATAAAACATGACCCATAAGATTAGATATCTAAATATTTAACATCTAATAGAATTGGAGGAAAGCAATGACCATAAAAAAAATTACAGGATGTATCGGTTGCGGCACCTGTGTAGAAACATGTCCCACCGATGTCATCCGCCAAGACCCAAAGACGAAAAAAGCGTTCATCGCGTATCCGGCTGACTGCCAGATATGTCACTTGTGCCGGATGTACTGTCCGGTGGATGCAATCACCATTTCACCGGAGAAATCTATTCCGGTTGTGGTTTCATGGGGGTAAAAATGAACACCTATATTACGAGCCGTTTTTTCAGACAGATATTGCTGGCGTTTACCGGAATGCCGCTGCTGATTTGGGCCATGGGTAATTTTCCGGAGCGTTCGGTGTTGAAAGACTCTCTTTCTGTTATAACGGTTCTGGCCTTTTGCCAGATGATTGGACAGTTTTTTTGGACAAGGATGAATGGAACCGCTGTTAAACAGCTTAAGATGATTCGATTGATAAAATACCATAAAATCATGGGGTATACCTTGGTCTTCCTTCTGTTGCTCCATCCGATCTGCCTGGTGGTTCCACGGTTTTTTGAGTCGGGGATTTCCCCGGTTGACGCGTTTATCACCCTCATCACAACCATGAACCAGGGGGTTGTGATGGGTATCATTGCATGGTGTTTGATGCTGGTATTGGGAATTACCTCGTTTGCCCGGGAAAAGTTACCCATGAAGTACAAAACCTGGCGGGTTTTCCATGGCATTCTGGCATTGCTGTTTATTGCTGTTGCCGCATGGCACGCCATTGATCTTGGCCGCCATTTTAACCTTTCCATGTCAATTTTAATTCTATTGGGTAAACCTCCACCTCCGGTGGAGGACTCGAAAAGTTTGACAGTTCCGGGAGTTGAAAATAAACAACCTTCCTTAAGTTAGCCGCTCAAAGCTATTAAAGGAAGGTTGTATGAAAGATTATAAAAGTTTAAAGCATTCAAAGTGGTATTGCAAGTATCATGTGGTTTGGATTCCAAAATATCGGAAGAAAGTTATTTACGGGCAATTACGTCGGGAACTGGGGTCAATACTACATGGTTTGGCAAAACAAAAAGAATGCGAGATCGAAGAAGGACATTTGATGACAGACCATGTTCATATGCTGATCTCCATTCCACCCAAATTTGCCGTGGCTCAGGTAGTTGGGTTCATCAAGGGGAAAAGTGCTATTCAGATAGCACGTCAGTTTTGTGGTAAAAAAAGGAACTATAATGGTGAAAAATTTTGGGCCAGAGGTTATTTTGCATCAACAGTAGGAATCGACGAACAAATTGTTCGAGCATATATCCGGCATCAAGAAAAAGAGGATCAACGTTGCGAACAGATGAACTTGTTTGATTAAACCGCGCCTTTAGGCGCTTTTAAAAGACCGCTTTGAGCGGTTAACAATCAAGCCCCCAGTTTCACTGGGGGTCATGACTTCGATTTTGACAACAGGCGGAATTTTGCTTGTTTTAAAAACCTATATGTTTAAAAAACACAAAAAAATTAGTGAGGAATAAATGACAAGTTCCCAAGCACCAAAAGAGATCTCCCGCCGCAAGTTCATGACAGTGGCAGGTGGCGCCGCAGGTCTGGCGGCAATGGCCGCCATGGGATTATCCCCGGACCGGGGAGAGTACAGTCCCAATATCTCTAAAGTTGATGTCAGCAAAATAACCTATAACGAAAACCAAGCGGATGTACTGATTATCGGCGGCGGAATGGCAGGAGTGTTTGCAGCTGTCAAGGCCCATGATGCCGGTTCCCGGGTTTTGATGGTTTCCAAGGGCAGGCTCGGCTCATCCGGGATGACACCGTTTGCCAAGGGGATTTTCGCCTATGACCCGGCAACGGCCAAAATGAGCCTTGATCAGTTCGTCGAAACGGTTTCCCGCTCTGCCCTGGGTACGAACAATCCCGTGTACACCCGGCAAATGGCGGAGCACTCCCTTGCCCGTGTCAATGAACTCAAAGAATGGGGCTTTTTTAAATCACCTCTTTACAACAAGAGCTTTAATAACCCCATCAAAGAAAGAAATATCCCTGTCAAAGAAAGAATCGTAATTACCCATCTCATCAAAGAAAAAGACCGAATTGCAGGTGCTGCAGGCTTCAGTCTGGATGAAGAAAAGGTTCATTTTTTCAAAGCCAAAAGTGTGATCTTATGCACCGGGGCCGGCGGTTTCAAGCCCAATGGCTTTCCGATTTGTGATCTCACCCACGACGGCAGTGTCATGGCCTATAATATTGGCGCCAAAGTGACCGGCAAGGAGTGGAACGACGGACATCCCGGAAAGGCAAAAAACGCTGCGGCCTGTTTTGACGGATGGGGGGATATGTTTGAACAAAAACCCGGCATAAATGGTGTGGAAGTCCGCCATGATTTGGGTGTGGATCTAAATTACAAAGCCTATATGTCCGGAAATCCAATTAAAATGGGCGGTCCCGGGCAAAAAGAAGGGAAGGCCGTAAAAGGTGGGCCGTATGTTCCCGAAGAATTCAAACAAAATGGCCCTCACCAGGGCGAACAGGGGCCCGGACCGGGTGGCACGCACAAGGAAGGTGGAGCACCTCCTGGAATGGCGGGAACACTCGTGGGCGGTTCTTCTGCAGGGATGGCTATCCACAAATCAGAGGGGTTGGTCCCCATCAACGAGAAGTGTGAATCAAACATCCCAGGCTTATACGCTGCCGGTGATGCATTAGGTTCCCATATGGCTGGGGCAATTTATACCCAGATAGGATCCTCATTGGCCGGTTCTGCGGTACAAGGTGCTGTCGCTGGTAAATCTGCTTCTGAATATTGCCAGGGCGTTGAAATGCCCATAATCTCAAAAGCCAAGATGAATGACGTGCAGGAAGAGATACTTGCACCTTTAAAGAGAGAGGCCGGTTATAGCCCTTCCTGGGTGACGCAGACGTTGCAAGGCATCATGATTCCTAATTTCATAATATACATAAAGAAAGAGAACCTTTTAAAAGCGGCACTGGCCTACGTTGAAGAGTTGAGAGATCATCACATGCCAATGCTTAGGGCTGCAGATTTACATGAATTACGGCTGGCTTTTGAAACCGCCAACATGATTATCAGTGCTGAAATGAAGCTCAAGGCATCACTCATGCGAAAAGAGAGCCGCTGCAGCCACTTTCGCCTGGATTATCCTGAGATGGACACCCAAAACTGGAATGCCTGGATCAATATCTATAAGAACAGTGACGGTTCAATGAAACTCGAAAAACAGTCTTTTGACAGCTGGCCGACGGCAAAGAGCTGAATGGCTTTCACGGAACCCATCCTGCATCCCCTGGAAACTGTTTAGAATGATCCAGAAACAAAAATATCTCAAAGATAAGGGGATGCTCGCCCTGCTGGCATTTATCAGTGCTTTTCCTCCGCTGTCAACGGACCTGTACCTGCCGGCGCTGCCCCAGATGAAAGAGATCCTGAACACAACACAATCCCAGGTGAATCTCACACTGAGTATGTTCTTTGTTTTTTATGCAATCGGCTTGCTGTTCTGGGGGCCCTTAAGTGAAAAGTACGGGCGAAAACCCATATTACTAATAGGTATGGTTATTTACACTATTTCCAGTATCATGTGCGGTTTTTCACAAAGTGTGGGCCAGTTGATAGTAGGACGAATCATTCAGGCCATTGGCGGAAGCGCTGCCACTGCCGTCTCTACAGCCATGGTAAAAGATTTATACAGCGGACGAAAGCGGGAAAAGGTTATGGCTATGGTCATGTCCATGGTGATTATCGCCCCGATTGTAGCACCGGTTATCGGTGCATTCCTGCTTGAGTATGTTTCATGGGAAGTCGTTTTCTTTGTATTGGCCGGAGTGGGGGCAACCGCCTTGATGGCTGGTGCGTTGCTGGAAGAAACCATAGACAATCGCTATACCGATTCCGTATGGCGCTCCTGGGGACGTCTTGCAGTCGTCCTGAAAAATCCGAATTTTTCAATCTTGCTTGCTATTTTCTCCACAATATCCATGTCCATCATGACCTTTCTTGCGGCCTCGTCCTTTATCTACATTAATGGCTTTGGCCTGAACGAACGTGAATTCAGCTATTTCCTTACCTTTAATGCTGTTTTCGCCATGATCGGCCCCATGCTGTATGTGAAATTATCCCGACATTTCAAATCCCAGGCAATCATCTCGGCTGGATTTCCTGTGTTCATTTTGTGTGGCATATCAGTTGCCACGGTCGGACATGTTTCCCCCTGGACGTTTGCATTATCTGCAGCCCTGGCGACCCTGATTGTAGATGGCATGCGAGTACCGGGAATCAACCTCATGCTTGAACAACAACAAAACGATACCGGTTCAGCTTCCGCTTTGATTAATTTCTTTGGGATGCTCCTGGGCAGTCTCGGAATGCATCTTGTTTCACTCAACCCCAATGACCTCATACTGGCTCTGGGCTGCATCCAGATCATGATTGGTCTGACCAGTGGGATTTTATGGTTCGTGATCCGGAACAGACCTTTTGTGCAGTATGCCTTTCAAGAGGGGTAATTGAAAAAAAAATAATGACAATATAACCAATATTTAAAGGGGACAGTATGAGTTCAACGCAGAATACAAATTTTTCTAACTGTAATCGCAGGGATTTTCTTAAGGCTGCAGGTATAGGTGCCGCCGCCATGGCTTTTCCCATGGGCCTGTTGAGGAACGCCAATGCAGCTTCAAACACTGACATGGGTCAGGAAATAGTTGAAACCGATGTCCTGATCATTGGCGGTGGGATTGCAGGTATTTTTGCTGCCTTAAAGGCAAAAGACCAGGGCCTGGATGTGACTATTGCAGACAAGGGAACTGTGGGCAGGTCAGGTCTCAGTCCGTGGTTTGGTGCTTACAATTATTATGATCCCGCCTCAAGCGGAACCAGGGCAAACTGGAGGGCCAAAAAATCCCATGGGGGTGAATACCTCACAAACATGGATTATGTGGATCTATTCATAGAGGAGTCACAGGCAAGGTATAAAGACATGGTGGCCATGGGTGCGGATAAGGCAAACCCCGGGGGCCATGTCGCCGTTCTAAAAGAAAAAGTCATGGAACGGGATATCAAACTTGTCGAAAGGACCATGATCACTGAACTGATCAAGAAGGATAACCGCATTACAGGCGCTGTTGGCTTTCCAATGGATGAGGACAAGGCCGTTGTCATTGGGGCCAAGGCCGTAATCCTTTGTGCCGGATCAGGTGCTTTTAAAACACCCGGTTTTCCCATAGGCTCGCTTACCCATGACGGAGACGCCATGGCATACAGGATCGGTGCCGAGATATCCGGTAAAGAGTTTATCGATTTCCACTGGACACACTGGGAAAACCCTGCCGCCTGCTACGATAACTGGAAGGGGGATCTGGGTCATGATCTGAATGTCAATACGTCGCCGGATGGGGGGCTGCCACCTCTTTCAAACGCTATAAGTGCCCATAACGGTCAGGTCCCACTGTTTATTAAAGGACCTGAGCCCGAAAAGGGGAAAAAACTTCCGCCAGGTTTAGCCGTCGGGCAGGCTCCCCCTGGGGTTCGCTCTGTTGAGCTGCCCATAGTAGGCGGTGCGACTGCTGGTATGGCACCCCATAAATCCGAAGGAATATTTCCTCAAAACGCGAAATTCGAATCAAATATTACAGGCCTTTTTGCCGCAGGCGATGCCCTTTGCACAGAAGGAGCCGCTTATCACGGCTTTGGCTCCTCTTCATCCAACTCGGCTGTTCAGGGGGCAAGGTCAGGTGTATATGCTGCAGAGTATGCCAAAAAATCCGGCAGAGTGAGTGTTACCGCCAGGGATATTAAAACCATCAAAAAACGGATATTTGAACCCCGGACAAGGAAACAGGGGTATTCTCCCGAATGGGTGACACAGGTTCTGCAGGGGATGATGGTTCCCTACTATGTACTTTATGTAAAAAAACAGGATAGACTTGAGGGTGCCCTTGCAAACCTATCTTTTCTGCGAGACCATTTCGCGCCCAACCTGATTGCAAATGATACCCATGAACTCAGGCTTGCCCATGAGGTCAAGAATATGCTGCTCAATGCTGAGATGAAGCTTAAGGCATCTCTTTTCAGGACAGAGAGCAGAGGCGCTCATTACCGGGAGGATTTTCCTGCCAGAGATGACAAAAACTGGCTGGCCTGGGTCATTATATCCAGGGATGGTGACACCATGAAACTTTCAAAGCGGTTGGTTCCTAATGCCTGGAAGCCTAAAGCCAGTCTGTCCTATAAAGCAAGATATGCAAACAGATTTCCCGGAGAAGAGGAATATCTGACAGGAAAATAACTCAGGTTGAAACAGATTATACAAAGGAGAAATTATAAAATGCCAGTAGAAAATATTGATAAAGACAAATGTATCGGCTGCGGCACCTGTATCGAGACTTGCCCCATGGATGTCTTACGTTTGGATGAAACCTCCGGCCAGTCTAAAATCGTCTATCCACAGGATTGTCAGATCTGTCATTTATGCAGGATATTTTGTCCGGAAGACGCAATAACAATATCGCCTGTAAAATATGTACGACCTATGGTCGGGTGGGGTTAACAACATTACCAAAAGGAAAAATAATGAAAACAACTCAAAAGACCTATGGTATGTCACGACGAAATTTTATGACTTTCGCGGGCGGAGCCATGGGATTTGCGACCATTGCTGCAACAGGGGTACCCATTGGCTGTGCATCCAGCAAATCGAAAGTGGAAGACACATCCCAACAGAGTGGCGCAGTTACTCCTGCCAATCAAGAAGGGATGTCGGTGAATCCTTATCCCGTAAATCCTTCCAGAATTTCGCCAAAAAGTTATGAACATAAAGGCGATTTTACTGTAATGACGGTAGGAACGGGATGTCCCGACACTATAGTTGGAAGATCAGGACCAAGTACGTTAGTACAGTATAAAGGTAACTATTTTCTTGTGGACATTGGTGCAGGAACCACCTTTAGATTGGTTGAAGCGGGTATTCATTTAGACCGTATTAAAAACATACTTATCACCCATATGCATACAGATCATACAGACGGTTATTCGAAGTTTATGGTTGAAAGCTGGACTCTGGGGAGAAGAGATACAGACATCTTTGGAGTAAAAGGTGTTAACGCACTACATAATATTTTTGCAACGGTTTTCCCTGAAGATATCAAATATCGTTTAGGAAAGACCGCTACAGTCGATGGTATGTATGAAAAAGTTAATATTACGGAGCTGGAAGGAGCGAACACGTTTACATTGGATGGTGTTGAAATCAGAACGCTTCCTACTATTCACGCAGTATATAATTTAGCCTATAGATTTGATGTAGACGGGAACTCCATTGTTGTATCCGGTGATACCTCTTATAGTGAAAATCTGATAACGCTTTCTAAAAATGCAGATATTTTAGTCGTTGATTCAGGAAGAGTTGTGAATAAGAGATATATGGGACCGGGTGAAATGAAACCGCCGCCGGGAGGTAAACAATCAGGACCGCCAGCAGCTGCTAATCCGGCAACATATGTGCCAAAGGAAGTACAAGGGAAAAGCCATGCATCGCTTGAAGATGTTGCAATCATGGCGGCAAAGGCAAATGTAAAGAAAATTGTTCTTACTCATTATCCTCCCTTTGAAGTGGATATAGAGACCACATTGAAACAATATAAACGGTTTTACAATGGCGAAGTAATATTTGGTCAGGATCTGTTGGAGGTAAAACCATAAAACAATATTTCCGGTCCCGCAGGGGCACTGAAACAACAGAACAAAATTTCTTTCATTGCAAAAAGAGAGAACATTCTACGATTAATTTTCTTAATAAAGAAAGCAAATAAAATGGAAAAAATAAAGCCCTATACGCTAATCCTTTCGGCTGTACTCTTGATCTCATTGAGCCTTCCGTTGAATGCTGATACCAAAGCAGGAGAACAAAGCATGGCGAATAATTCAGTATTTAATGAACCAACATATTCTATTTTGGATCCCCGCAGCAGGGCACCGGAAGTGAAATATCAGGGGTTGAATCCACGACTGAATACCCTGGATGGCAAAAAGGTAATGGTTGTGAATCTGCATGGGGGAAATGAGGAGGTAATGGAGGCGCTTGCCATAGACCTGCAGGCCGCTGTTCCTGCCAGTAATGTCGAGTATTATGCTGTAAAAGGTAAGTGGTCTACCCTTGAACCCGAGGACTGGACGAAAATGCTCTCAGGTGATGCCGTTATCCTGGGGCACAACTACTGAGGCGGCGCTGCTTTGCAGATGGGCCGAGTTGCGGCTCAATTGGAAAAAAAGGGCATGCCTGTTGTGCTGGAATCCTTTGATGATGAAGGCATTGTTACGACTGCCACCCAGGAATTTGTGAAAGAAGGTGTTCCAATGATACGTCAGGTTCTGACGCCTCATGACACGTCTCTAAAGAAGTTCCCTGATGAGTACACCCAGAAATTTATCGATGCACTTACCATGTCCTTGACAGATGAGGAAAAGAAATCAGGAATACATAAACCCTCGAAAAATGAAGGCATACTCACAACCGGAACCTATGATGAGATCAGTGAATTGCTGGAAGGTAAACTTGAAGGACATGCAACCATAGGGCCGATTGCAGAGATGACTGACGGCCTTCCGGTAGTACCTCCAACGGAGAGCAGGGTTGCTAAGATGCTGAAAGGTACGAGCCGTGATCCTGAAGAAATCATGGAGTTTGGTCGTGACGGCTTTATGAGCCATGGGTTATTTTATGCTACAGTCAAGAAGGTTGCGACGAATGCAGTGATGGCAGGTTGTAAACCGAAATATATGCCGGTGGTCCTTGCAATTGCAGAGTCTGGAGCCTGTGTTGGGTATCCCGGTGATTCCTCTTTTGGCCATATGTATATTGTAAGTGGTCCTATAGCTAAAGAGATTGGAATGAACTCAGGGTTCAACTACCTGGCCCCTGGCAATCCTGCCAATATGTCCCTGAAGCGTGCTGGAACGCTTATGGGTATCAACCTTGCCGGTACTGTTTTCGGTATCAACGTGCTTGAAAGAACCGGCCCGCTTCATTGGGGTACGATCTTTGCTGAAAATGAGGACACTCCATTTGAAGGTCTGAATGAACAATTTGGTTATGGTCCAGATGAGAATATCCTTCTATCATTCAGCGGTAAGGTTCAACTCCTGCCGTTTCAGAATATAGAAGTAAAGTCGGGAACCTCTCTTCATGAAGTTATGACAGGTACTCCGGAACATGCTGTGGCAGCCCTTAAAACCCTGACAAGTGTCAATGGCGCCCTGCTGACGCTGACACCTGATACCGCACGGTATTGGAAAGAG encodes the following:
- the tnpA gene encoding IS200/IS605 family transposase, whose translation is MKDYKSLKHSKWYCKYHVVWIPKYRKKVIYGQLRRELGSILHGLAKQKECEIEEGHLMTDHVHMLISIPPKFAVAQVVGFIKGKSAIQIARQFCGKKRNYNGEKFWARGYFASTVGIDEQIVRAYIRHQEKEDQRCEQMNLFD
- a CDS encoding FAD-dependent oxidoreductase — translated: MSSTQNTNFSNCNRRDFLKAAGIGAAAMAFPMGLLRNANAASNTDMGQEIVETDVLIIGGGIAGIFAALKAKDQGLDVTIADKGTVGRSGLSPWFGAYNYYDPASSGTRANWRAKKSHGGEYLTNMDYVDLFIEESQARYKDMVAMGADKANPGGHVAVLKEKVMERDIKLVERTMITELIKKDNRITGAVGFPMDEDKAVVIGAKAVILCAGSGAFKTPGFPIGSLTHDGDAMAYRIGAEISGKEFIDFHWTHWENPAACYDNWKGDLGHDLNVNTSPDGGLPPLSNAISAHNGQVPLFIKGPEPEKGKKLPPGLAVGQAPPGVRSVELPIVGGATAGMAPHKSEGIFPQNAKFESNITGLFAAGDALCTEGAAYHGFGSSSSNSAVQGARSGVYAAEYAKKSGRVSVTARDIKTIKKRIFEPRTRKQGYSPEWVTQVLQGMMVPYYVLYVKKQDRLEGALANLSFLRDHFAPNLIANDTHELRLAHEVKNMLLNAEMKLKASLFRTESRGAHYREDFPARDDKNWLAWVIISRDGDTMKLSKRLVPNAWKPKASLSYKARYANRFPGEEEYLTGK
- a CDS encoding multidrug effflux MFS transporter translates to MIQKQKYLKDKGMLALLAFISAFPPLSTDLYLPALPQMKEILNTTQSQVNLTLSMFFVFYAIGLLFWGPLSEKYGRKPILLIGMVIYTISSIMCGFSQSVGQLIVGRIIQAIGGSAATAVSTAMVKDLYSGRKREKVMAMVMSMVIIAPIVAPVIGAFLLEYVSWEVVFFVLAGVGATALMAGALLEETIDNRYTDSVWRSWGRLAVVLKNPNFSILLAIFSTISMSIMTFLAASSFIYINGFGLNEREFSYFLTFNAVFAMIGPMLYVKLSRHFKSQAIISAGFPVFILCGISVATVGHVSPWTFALSAALATLIVDGMRVPGINLMLEQQQNDTGSASALINFFGMLLGSLGMHLVSLNPNDLILALGCIQIMIGLTSGILWFVIRNRPFVQYAFQEG
- a CDS encoding FAD-dependent oxidoreductase, which gives rise to MTSSQAPKEISRRKFMTVAGGAAGLAAMAAMGLSPDRGEYSPNISKVDVSKITYNENQADVLIIGGGMAGVFAAVKAHDAGSRVLMVSKGRLGSSGMTPFAKGIFAYDPATAKMSLDQFVETVSRSALGTNNPVYTRQMAEHSLARVNELKEWGFFKSPLYNKSFNNPIKERNIPVKERIVITHLIKEKDRIAGAAGFSLDEEKVHFFKAKSVILCTGAGGFKPNGFPICDLTHDGSVMAYNIGAKVTGKEWNDGHPGKAKNAAACFDGWGDMFEQKPGINGVEVRHDLGVDLNYKAYMSGNPIKMGGPGQKEGKAVKGGPYVPEEFKQNGPHQGEQGPGPGGTHKEGGAPPGMAGTLVGGSSAGMAIHKSEGLVPINEKCESNIPGLYAAGDALGSHMAGAIYTQIGSSLAGSAVQGAVAGKSASEYCQGVEMPIISKAKMNDVQEEILAPLKREAGYSPSWVTQTLQGIMIPNFIIYIKKENLLKAALAYVEELRDHHMPMLRAADLHELRLAFETANMIISAEMKLKASLMRKESRCSHFRLDYPEMDTQNWNAWINIYKNSDGSMKLEKQSFDSWPTAKS
- a CDS encoding helix-turn-helix domain-containing protein codes for the protein MERTGRKFVSPIEPLALKWLSLIEFSDEESNRTKLRAQAIRLSNSGYSINQISQICLTTQETVSKWIDGWEKYQFDSLIDKPRPGRTPLIPGEKHDEVIDIVKKNPKQLKSAITEIEEVFGEKISVKTLKRIIKKNCVGAGDGNLSKASAMRMSSGKRKKGSKF
- a CDS encoding 4Fe-4S dicluster domain-containing protein → MTIKKITGCIGCGTCVETCPTDVIRQDPKTKKAFIAYPADCQICHLCRMYCPVDAITISPEKSIPVVVSWG
- a CDS encoding 4Fe-4S dicluster domain-containing protein, with protein sequence MPVENIDKDKCIGCGTCIETCPMDVLRLDETSGQSKIVYPQDCQICHLCRIFCPEDAITISPVKYVRPMVGWG
- a CDS encoding MBL fold metallo-hydrolase, which codes for MKTTQKTYGMSRRNFMTFAGGAMGFATIAATGVPIGCASSKSKVEDTSQQSGAVTPANQEGMSVNPYPVNPSRISPKSYEHKGDFTVMTVGTGCPDTIVGRSGPSTLVQYKGNYFLVDIGAGTTFRLVEAGIHLDRIKNILITHMHTDHTDGYSKFMVESWTLGRRDTDIFGVKGVNALHNIFATVFPEDIKYRLGKTATVDGMYEKVNITELEGANTFTLDGVEIRTLPTIHAVYNLAYRFDVDGNSIVVSGDTSYSENLITLSKNADILVVDSGRVVNKRYMGPGEMKPPPGGKQSGPPAAANPATYVPKEVQGKSHASLEDVAIMAAKANVKKIVLTHYPPFEVDIETTLKQYKRFYNGEVIFGQDLLEVKP
- a CDS encoding ferric reductase-like transmembrane domain-containing protein produces the protein MNTYITSRFFRQILLAFTGMPLLIWAMGNFPERSVLKDSLSVITVLAFCQMIGQFFWTRMNGTAVKQLKMIRLIKYHKIMGYTLVFLLLLHPICLVVPRFFESGISPVDAFITLITTMNQGVVMGIIAWCLMLVLGITSFAREKLPMKYKTWRVFHGILALLFIAVAAWHAIDLGRHFNLSMSILILLGKPPPPVEDSKSLTVPGVENKQPSLS
- a CDS encoding MarR family winged helix-turn-helix transcriptional regulator, with amino-acid sequence MKYEDLDRPLMHLFMHIGKLLNDRLRSALGEGGIHFGQVRVLVSLMRHSELTQRMVGQGLDIKPATVTNMVKKMDKSGLIDRKRDINDDRIINVTLTSKGKEAANFALTVMEQIEDEIRSELSQRKIDGLHPPLERVRNTLGGSDPSI
- a CDS encoding IS630 family transposase, which produces MRWCRGRKSLKSKRNEDEFREAQKGIEILKHEDDADVIDLHYFDESGFTGVPDVPYAWQDGDEQLLLPTGKTSRINVLGFLSRQNDFFPYVFDCPVTSDIVVACFDAFSLSIAKRTIVVLDNAPIHHSAIFKDQIEKWEERGLFLYFIPKYSPELNLIEILWKHIKYFWLSPSAYKGFKFLKAELDNILANVGKEFRISFS